The genomic segment CCTTCCTGCTCGATCCAGCGGCGCACGCGCGCTTCGTCCGAATAGCCGAGCTCGACCGCGAGCCGTGCGTACGTGATCCGCTCGACGCGCTCGGCGTCGAGCAGCGCGGCGGCGATCGCGTCGGTGTACGCGCGCACGAGGCCGCCCGCGCCAAGCTTCACGCCGCCGAAGTAGCGCACGACCGCGCCGAGCACGCCGTCGAGGTCGTGATGGCGCAGCACTTCGAGAATCGGCCGGCCGGCGGTGCCGGACGGCTCGCCGTCGTCGGACATGCCCGACTGGCCGCCCGCGAGCAGCGCCCAGCAGACATGCGTCGCGGCCGGATGCTCGGCGCGCAGCCGCTGCAATTCGGCCATCGCCGCGTCGCGGTTCTCGACGGGGATCGCGTACGCGATGAAGCGGCTCTTGCGGATTTCGAGTTCGCGCGTATATGGGGCGGCGAGTGTGTAAGTCATGGGCGGTCTTGCGAAAAACGCATTGTATGCGACGTCGCGGCGCGATTTCGCGCGCAGGCAGGCGCCGCGCCCCGGCGGGCCGGCAGCCTGCGCGACATGCGCTAGCGCGATTTTTTCCGTGTGCTCTTCTTCGCGCCTGCGCCGCCGCCGCCGCCGGCGCTGCGCGCCGCTTCGTCGCCCGCCGCGGCTTCGTCGCCATTCATCTGCTGGAGCCACGACAGCGCATCGACGTAAGACAGGAACTGCCGCAGATACTCGGGCGACAGCTCGCGCATCAGCGACAGCGACCGGTGCACGAGGCTGCTCGAATTGA from the Burkholderia humptydooensis genome contains:
- a CDS encoding IMPACT family protein, coding for MTYTLAAPYTRELEIRKSRFIAYAIPVENRDAAMAELQRLRAEHPAATHVCWALLAGGQSGMSDDGEPSGTAGRPILEVLRHHDLDGVLGAVVRYFGGVKLGAGGLVRAYTDAIAAALLDAERVERITYARLAVELGYSDEARVRRWIEQEGHDLVDSAYGMTVKLVIRLPATALDAARDTLFDLTQGRAGFPSVD